One Streptomyces umbrinus genomic window, CACCAGGAACTCCACGGCCGCGCCGACCACCGCGGCCCCCGCGATCCCGACCAGCAGCGCGGGCCAGAAGCCGATGTCGTCGTGGAGGGTCGCGGTGACGTACCCGCCCGCCAACAGCAGTGACGCATGGGCGAAGTTGACGACCTCGGTGGCCCGGAAGATGACAACGAAGCCGAGGGCGATGAGGGCGTAGACCGACCCCATCGACACCCCGTTGAGGAGGAGTTCGGCGAAGGTGCTCACGAGGCGTTCTCCTCTCCCGAGCGGCGCTCTCCCAGGTAGGCGCGTACGACCGCCGGGTCGTTCTGTACGTCGGCGGGGGCGCCGTCCGCGATCAGGCGCCCGAAGTCGAGTACGGTCACCGCGTCGGCGAGCCGCATCACCACCCCCATGTCGTGTTCCACCAGGACGATCGAGATGCCGAGGCTGTCGCGGACTCCCGCTATCACGGCGGAGGTTCGGCGGCGCTCGTCGGCGGTCATGCCCGCGACCGGCTCGTCCAGGAGCAGCAGGCGCGGCTCCATGCAGAGGGCGCGGGCTAGTTCGGCGAGCTTCTGCTGCCCGTACGGAAGGGAGCCCGCCGGGCGGCCGAGGTAGGGCGCGATGCCGACGAACTCGGCGATCTCGCGTACGCGTTCACGGTGCCGGCGCTCCTCGCGGGCCGCCGCGGGGAGGCGAAGTCCCGCTGACAGGAAGCCGGTTCGGGTGAGCCGGTGGCGTCCGAGGAGCAGGCTGTCCTCGACCGTGGCGAGCGGGGGCAGCGCGAGGTTCTGGAAGATGCGGGCGACGCCCAGATCGGCGATGCGGTGCGGAGGCAT contains:
- a CDS encoding ABC transporter ATP-binding protein yields the protein MPSDAMPSDGTPGDGTPGDDEPDPARPHSRRDPTTRPDHTRTDTTRSDSPPPEPSSPTTDVPPLHVRELTVRFAGLTALDAIDFTVRPGTVHALIGPNGAGKSTCFNVLSGVYRATAGSVLFGEHELTGMPPHRIADLGVARIFQNLALPPLATVEDSLLLGRHRLTRTGFLSAGLRLPAAAREERRHRERVREIAEFVGIAPYLGRPAGSLPYGQQKLAELARALCMEPRLLLLDEPVAGMTADERRRTSAVIAGVRDSLGISIVLVEHDMGVVMRLADAVTVLDFGRLIADGAPADVQNDPAVVRAYLGERRSGEENAS